A window from Zingiber officinale cultivar Zhangliang chromosome 7A, Zo_v1.1, whole genome shotgun sequence encodes these proteins:
- the LOC122002162 gene encoding homeobox-leucine zipper protein HOX12-like, with protein MACWYSAASSSGSAFYLSYFLLPSAVNYSIEVEAETESMEEQRRFSSLSELCSQTPAASTVGEGSRRRRRPRRKRSSENDEAKKRRLSDVQVKFLEMSFQKERKLESGRKVHLAAELGLDPKQVAVWFQNRRARHKNKQVEEAYAELKSAHDAVVLQKCLLESQVLNLREQLFEAKEEKRKLSLGINGGASGLSNVTAAGGGSSSPSSSFSVVGELGLEGGEGDFVYAHQQEHDFNKYMMEWANFYGV; from the exons ATGGCGTGCTGGTATAGTGCTGCTTCTTCCTCCGGCTCCGCCTTCTACCTTTCCTACTTCCTTCTTCCTTCGGCTGTTAATTATTCGATCGAGGTAGAGGCAGAGACAGAG TCAATGGAAGAACAGAGGCGGTTCTCTTCGTTGTCCGAACTCTGCTCTCAAACTCCTGCAG CGTCGACGGTGGGGGAGGGGAGCAGGAGGAGGCGGCGGCCGCGGAGGAAGAGATCATCGGAGAATGATGAGGCGAAGAAGAGGCGGCTGAGCGATGTGCAGGTGAAGTTTTTAGAGATGAGCTTCCAGAAGGAGAGGAAGCTGGAGTCGGGGCGGAAGGTGCACCTCGCCGCCGAGCTCGGCCTCGACCCCAAGCAGGTCGCCGTCTGGTTCCAGAACCGCCGCGCGCGCCACAAGAACAAGCAGGTGGAGGAGGCCTACGCCGAGCTCAAGTCCGCCCACGACGCCGTCGTCCTCCAAAAATGCCTCCTTGAATCCCAA GTGTTAAATTTGAGGGAGCAGCTTTTTGAGGCGAAGGAGGAGAAAAGGAAGCTGTCGTTGGGGATCAACGGAGGAGCTTCCGGCCTCAGCAACGTCACCGCCGCAGGCGGCGGCAGCAGCAGCCCGAGCTCATCCTTCTCGGTCGTCGGAGAGCTCGGCTTGGAAGGAGGAGAAGGCGACTTCGTGTACGCGCACCAGCAGGAGCATGACTTCAACAAGTACATGATGGAGTGGGCAAACTTTTACGgtgtttaa